In one window of Eggerthella guodeyinii DNA:
- a CDS encoding EFR1 family ferrodoxin (N-terminal region resembles flavodoxins. C-terminal ferrodoxin region binds two 4Fe-4S clusters.) → MERGLQATFLLGARSARPRQPFAIRRQTVDGVSSSSLHAQAPPLNRLIVASCYNEAMIASANIVFFSGTGCTAQSARALKDSLEKLDIGVRVEELRGPISGTPAIDEDVLILMYPLYTFNAPLPIYEYVDHLEGAKEQKVALVPVSGGGDVAPNRACRLGIRRELERKGYAVVYESMIVMPCNVIVCTPEPAAKALLEKLPSRCDEIARDISKGVVLRIDPPLTDRLFSKIGDWEKGYWGRIRFSEKLAVSDTCVSCGLCAQTCPRKNIDMVEGLPRFRDDCVMCLNCIYGCPEKAISAGCGSFLVLKNGFRLSEYRTASAVDEERIVPLLKGALWKGVRRYLFG, encoded by the coding sequence TTGGAGCGGGGTCTGCAGGCGACCTTCCTTCTCGGTGCCAGGTCGGCACGTCCGCGGCAGCCGTTCGCCATCCGGCGGCAGACGGTTGATGGCGTGTCCTCTTCTTCCTTGCATGCGCAGGCACCCCCCCTCAATCGACTTATCGTTGCCAGCTGCTACAATGAAGCCATGATTGCCTCTGCAAACATCGTCTTCTTTTCGGGAACGGGCTGCACTGCCCAAAGCGCCCGTGCCCTGAAAGACTCGCTTGAAAAACTCGACATCGGCGTGCGGGTCGAAGAGTTGCGGGGTCCGATAAGCGGTACGCCTGCGATCGACGAGGACGTGCTGATCCTCATGTATCCGCTGTACACGTTTAACGCCCCGCTGCCGATATACGAGTACGTCGATCACCTGGAAGGTGCGAAAGAGCAGAAGGTTGCGCTTGTCCCCGTTTCGGGAGGCGGTGACGTTGCGCCCAATCGCGCATGTCGCTTGGGAATCCGTCGGGAGCTTGAGCGAAAAGGGTACGCCGTCGTCTACGAATCGATGATCGTCATGCCCTGCAACGTTATCGTGTGCACTCCTGAACCGGCAGCTAAAGCGCTGCTTGAAAAGCTTCCCTCGCGATGCGATGAGATTGCTCGCGATATCTCGAAGGGGGTCGTCCTTCGAATAGACCCTCCTCTGACCGATAGGCTTTTTTCGAAAATTGGAGATTGGGAGAAAGGCTATTGGGGCAGGATACGGTTTAGCGAGAAACTGGCCGTTTCCGACACCTGCGTCTCGTGCGGTCTGTGCGCTCAAACGTGCCCTCGAAAAAACATTGACATGGTCGAGGGGCTACCACGGTTTAGGGACGACTGCGTTATGTGCCTCAACTGCATATACGGCTGTCCAGAAAAAGCGATATCGGCAGGGTGCGGGTCTTTTCTGGTGCTGAAAAATGGTTTCCGCTTGAGCGAATACCGCACGGCATCGGCTGTTGATGAGGAGCGTATCGTTCCCCTCCTCAAAGGTGCGCTTTGGAAGGGCGTCAGACGGTATCTTTTCGGGTAG
- the dnaE gene encoding DNA polymerase III subunit alpha — protein MAFVHLHNHTEYSLLDGHTHIYDMVKRAADLDMPAVAISDHGVMSGVPQLCEMCDKVEEETGKRVKPIYGCEVYFTTDEELRKDTKPKLYHLLLLAKTNEGYHNLVRLVSESHVDNFYYKPRTTFSMLQKYGKGIIGSSACIAGIIPKLLDNRQVDEAVEWAKKFASCFEPGDFYIELQNQGIRTDAGFTQTELNHMLTDVAKAAGLKTIATNDFHYLTREDARAQDYMLCIGTGAAFNDANRMRFENDQFYMKTEEEMREALKDFPEACDNTVEVAEKVNVVLERDSILPRFPLPEGETEESYFRRRVQEGLVKHYGDPVPQEAQERADYEMGIIIQQGFPAYFLIVQEYIEWARSQGIGVGPGRGSAAGAIVAYAMDITALDPLSNGLLFERFLSPERVEMPDIDVDFEQGRREEVINHIKDVYGEDHVSQVITFGTLQAKNAVRDAARVLDYPYSTGDKITKMIGDELGITIDKALATNPDLKKAYETEEDVKAVIDAALSIEGHVRGEGVHACATIICRDPMSDHVPMKRDTKGGGIITQYDGHYTPELGLLKMDFLGLRTLDVLTIACRNIEQRFGTKVIPEDIPIDDEGAFKLMQSGNMDGLFQVEGALYVSLFARLPPTRFSDVVASIALNRPGPLESGMVDDYVKVAQGKTPVHYYDDRLRPLLEETYGTMVYQEQIMQISMEMSGFSAGKADKLRKAMGKKKLDIMRQLQADWNDGAVENGYSLEIAKQIWEDAEKFAKYAFNKSHSAAYAILVMRTAYLKAHYPNDFMAAVLSSYMGNTDRLIRYIASCNHSGIPVLPPDINSSNAEFTPTDEGVRFGLVGVRGVGANVAEAIIEEREANGPFTSLHDFVNRLDAKCYNRKTLEALIKGGAFDSTGYTRKQLMYFVDETPLLESATKRQKDRERGQVSMFDLFGDDPDSGFEEEIPEPDGVEWPKRQLLSFEKEIMKIYVSDHPLRPYEGTIARMTKFSIGDLAERTKEIKSAVFVGMISNVVTKLTKRGTKMATFTLEDTTGHVECICFKYDENAEAIQEDAIVKVKGKFEANDRGNQIMAFEVEVIELNEADARPSHLELRVPMSDFDQSKSLRLNRILKSYPGRDGVVLFVQQNDGHKYRAELPVSVDSRSPVMRSEIQDLFGSQVWRAS, from the coding sequence ATGGCATTCGTCCACCTGCACAACCACACCGAATATTCCCTGCTCGACGGCCACACGCACATCTACGACATGGTGAAGCGGGCCGCCGACCTCGACATGCCCGCGGTGGCCATCTCGGACCACGGCGTGATGTCGGGCGTGCCGCAGCTGTGCGAGATGTGCGACAAGGTGGAGGAGGAGACGGGCAAGCGCGTCAAGCCCATCTACGGCTGCGAGGTGTACTTCACCACCGACGAGGAGCTGCGCAAGGACACGAAGCCCAAGCTCTACCACCTCCTCCTGCTGGCCAAGACGAACGAGGGCTACCACAACCTCGTGAGGCTCGTCAGCGAGTCGCACGTCGACAACTTCTACTACAAGCCGCGCACCACGTTCAGCATGCTGCAGAAGTACGGCAAGGGCATCATCGGCTCGTCGGCGTGCATCGCCGGCATCATCCCGAAGCTGCTCGACAACCGCCAGGTGGACGAGGCGGTGGAGTGGGCCAAGAAGTTCGCGAGCTGCTTCGAGCCGGGCGACTTCTACATCGAGCTGCAGAACCAGGGCATCCGCACCGACGCCGGGTTCACGCAGACCGAGCTCAACCACATGCTGACCGACGTGGCCAAGGCCGCCGGCCTCAAGACCATCGCCACGAACGACTTCCACTACCTCACGCGCGAGGACGCGCGCGCCCAGGACTACATGCTGTGCATCGGCACGGGCGCGGCGTTCAACGACGCCAACCGCATGCGCTTCGAGAACGACCAGTTCTACATGAAGACCGAGGAGGAGATGCGCGAGGCCCTCAAGGACTTCCCCGAGGCCTGCGACAACACCGTGGAAGTGGCCGAGAAGGTGAACGTGGTGCTCGAGCGCGACTCCATCCTGCCGCGCTTCCCGCTGCCCGAAGGCGAGACCGAGGAGAGCTACTTCCGCAGGCGCGTCCAGGAGGGCCTGGTCAAGCACTACGGCGACCCGGTGCCGCAGGAGGCGCAGGAGCGCGCCGACTACGAGATGGGCATCATCATCCAGCAGGGCTTCCCGGCGTACTTCCTCATCGTGCAGGAGTACATCGAGTGGGCGCGCAGCCAGGGTATCGGCGTCGGGCCGGGCCGTGGCTCGGCCGCAGGCGCCATCGTGGCGTACGCCATGGACATCACCGCCCTCGACCCGCTGTCGAACGGCCTGCTGTTCGAGCGCTTCCTGTCGCCCGAGCGCGTGGAGATGCCCGATATCGACGTCGACTTCGAGCAGGGCCGCCGAGAAGAAGTGATCAACCACATCAAGGACGTGTACGGCGAGGACCACGTGTCCCAGGTCATCACGTTCGGCACCCTGCAGGCCAAGAACGCCGTGCGCGACGCCGCGCGCGTGCTGGACTACCCGTACAGCACCGGCGACAAGATCACGAAGATGATCGGCGACGAGCTGGGCATCACCATCGACAAGGCGCTGGCCACGAACCCCGACCTCAAGAAGGCGTACGAGACCGAGGAGGACGTGAAGGCCGTCATCGACGCCGCGCTGTCCATCGAGGGCCACGTGCGCGGCGAGGGCGTGCACGCGTGTGCCACCATCATCTGCCGCGACCCCATGAGCGACCACGTGCCCATGAAGCGCGACACCAAGGGCGGCGGCATCATCACCCAGTACGACGGCCACTACACGCCCGAGCTGGGCCTGCTGAAAATGGACTTCCTCGGCCTGCGCACGCTCGACGTGCTCACCATCGCGTGCCGCAACATCGAGCAGCGCTTCGGCACGAAGGTGATCCCCGAGGACATCCCCATCGACGACGAGGGCGCCTTCAAGCTCATGCAGTCCGGCAACATGGACGGCCTGTTCCAGGTGGAGGGCGCGCTGTACGTCAGCCTGTTCGCACGGCTCCCCCCGACGCGCTTCTCCGACGTCGTCGCCTCGATCGCCCTCAACCGCCCGGGCCCGTTGGAGTCCGGCATGGTCGACGACTACGTGAAGGTGGCGCAGGGCAAGACGCCCGTCCACTACTACGACGACCGCCTGCGCCCGCTTTTGGAGGAGACCTACGGCACCATGGTCTACCAAGAGCAGATCATGCAGATCTCCATGGAGATGAGCGGCTTCTCGGCGGGCAAGGCCGACAAGCTGCGCAAGGCCATGGGCAAGAAGAAGCTCGACATCATGCGCCAGCTCCAGGCCGACTGGAACGACGGCGCGGTGGAGAACGGCTACTCGCTCGAGATCGCGAAGCAGATCTGGGAAGACGCTGAGAAGTTCGCGAAGTACGCGTTCAACAAATCGCACTCGGCCGCCTACGCCATCCTGGTTATGCGCACGGCGTACCTGAAGGCGCATTACCCGAACGACTTCATGGCCGCCGTGCTGTCGTCCTACATGGGCAACACCGACCGCCTGATCCGCTACATCGCCAGCTGCAACCACTCGGGCATCCCCGTGCTGCCGCCGGACATCAACTCGTCCAACGCCGAGTTCACGCCCACCGACGAGGGCGTGCGCTTCGGCCTCGTGGGCGTGCGCGGCGTCGGCGCGAACGTGGCCGAGGCCATCATCGAGGAGCGCGAGGCCAACGGCCCGTTCACGTCGCTGCACGACTTCGTGAACCGCCTCGATGCGAAGTGCTACAACCGCAAGACGCTCGAAGCGCTCATCAAGGGCGGGGCGTTCGACTCGACGGGTTACACGCGCAAGCAGCTCATGTACTTCGTCGACGAGACGCCGCTGCTCGAAAGCGCGACGAAGCGCCAGAAGGACCGCGAGCGCGGGCAGGTGTCGATGTTCGACCTGTTCGGCGACGATCCTGATTCGGGCTTCGAGGAGGAGATCCCGGAGCCGGACGGCGTGGAGTGGCCGAAGCGCCAGCTGCTGTCGTTCGAGAAGGAGATCATGAAGATCTACGTCTCGGACCACCCGCTGCGCCCGTACGAGGGCACCATCGCGCGCATGACGAAGTTCTCCATCGGAGACTTGGCCGAGCGCACGAAGGAGATCAAGTCCGCGGTGTTCGTGGGCATGATCTCGAACGTGGTGACGAAGCTGACGAAGCGCGGCACGAAGATGGCCACGTTCACCCTCGAGGACACGACGGGCCACGTGGAGTGCATCTGCTTCAAGTACGACGAGAACGCCGAGGCCATTCAGGAAGACGCCATCGTGAAGGTGAAGGGCAAGTTCGAGGCCAACGACCGCGGCAACCAGATCATGGCGTTCGAGGTGGAGGTCATCGAGCTCAACGAGGCGGACGCCCGTCCATCGCACCTCGAGCTGCGGGTTCCGATGTCCGACTTCGACCAGTCGAAGTCGCTGCGCCTCAACCGCATCTTGAAGTCGTACCCGGGACGCGACGGCGTGGTGCTGTTCGTGCAGCAGAACGACGGCCACAAGTACCGCGCCGAGCTGCCCGTGTCGGTGGACTCCCGCAGCCCCGTCATGCGCTCGGAGATCCAGGACCTCTTCGGCTCCCAGGTGTGGAGGGCTTCGTAA
- the truA gene encoding tRNA pseudouridine(38-40) synthase TruA, with the protein MNTETITPTTAREREAAAANAVEKPVRDHTLALTLSYNGAPFSGFARQPGQTTVQGDLEDALRLLFRRDIETTCAGRTDAGVHALGQVVSFDVNDLDIAGRSLPSLRRSLNALTHDAVTVREVEPKKLGFSARFDAQAREYHYHLCVDSTSPIFMKDFSWFVPGGLDLTAMEAGAQHLLGEHDFKSFCMAASAEGKPTHRNVREISFHPETVMGENLMSIKVVGNAFLHSMVRTIVGTLVMVGKGQRDADWVGEVLEACDRRVAGENAPAQGLVFWRVIY; encoded by the coding sequence ATGAATACGGAAACCATCACACCCACCACCGCGCGCGAGCGCGAAGCGGCAGCCGCGAACGCTGTCGAAAAACCCGTGCGCGACCACACCCTGGCGCTGACGCTGTCGTACAACGGCGCGCCGTTCAGCGGATTCGCCCGCCAGCCGGGGCAGACCACCGTGCAGGGCGACCTCGAGGACGCGCTGCGCCTGCTGTTCAGGCGCGACATCGAAACGACGTGCGCCGGCCGCACCGATGCGGGCGTGCACGCCCTCGGCCAGGTGGTCAGCTTCGACGTGAACGACCTCGATATCGCCGGACGGTCGCTGCCCAGTCTGCGGCGCTCGCTCAACGCGCTCACGCACGACGCCGTCACCGTGCGCGAAGTGGAGCCGAAGAAGCTGGGCTTCTCGGCGCGCTTCGACGCGCAGGCGCGCGAGTACCACTACCATCTGTGCGTGGACTCCACGAGCCCCATCTTCATGAAGGACTTCTCGTGGTTCGTGCCCGGCGGCCTCGACCTGACGGCCATGGAGGCCGGCGCGCAGCATCTCCTGGGCGAGCACGACTTCAAGAGCTTCTGCATGGCGGCGTCGGCCGAAGGCAAGCCGACGCATCGCAACGTGCGCGAGATATCGTTCCATCCCGAGACGGTGATGGGCGAGAACCTCATGTCCATCAAGGTGGTGGGCAACGCGTTTCTGCACTCCATGGTTCGCACCATTGTGGGCACGCTCGTGATGGTGGGCAAGGGCCAGCGCGACGCCGACTGGGTAGGTGAAGTCCTCGAGGCCTGCGATCGCCGGGTTGCGGGAGAAAACGCCCCAGCTCAGGGGCTCGTATTCTGGCGAGTCATATACTGA
- the asnB gene encoding asparagine synthase (glutamine-hydrolyzing) codes for MCGICGFTGATEADLPALKAMCDIMAHRGPDGEGQYLADGVALGHRRLSLIDLANGNQPMVRATGAHDSVVTSPAVEGSAPGSFTVGDYAIVFNGEIYNYRDLRAELAAEGWTFKTESDTETLLVSYLAWGKLLLDKVRGMFAFAIWDKQNRELFCARDFFGIKPFYYTVQNGEAGPQFIFASEIKCILEHPAYERELNEEALEQYLCFQFSALPETFFKGIYKLEPAHCMTVRADGSIETERYWRPTYDFDESRSREDTVEAIDAAMRESVRYHNVADVEVGSFLSSGIDSSYMAACLAKENPDIKTFTVGFAEYEGERDEITWARELADELRIENNSKHIGEEEYWASLPRVQWHMDEPSADPSAVALYFVDQEAAKKVKAVLSGEGADEFFGGYRIYQTPFANAKLSWAPKGLLRGASKMARGLGVRGANYLERASETVEDWYYTNANGVAFSPDERARLLRRPVEACTPQELTAPVYAEVAGLDETTRMQYADLFFWLVGDILLKTDKMSMAHSLESRVPFLDKEVFNVSRTIPTPLKADDERTKIALREAAERAIPKDWAQKEKLGFPVPVVGWLRQDRYYAQIKEWFTGPEAQRFFNVDELVKLLDDHKSGAADNTRKIWIVYMFLMWYRIYFVDRTVPEKPAA; via the coding sequence ATGTGCGGTATCTGCGGATTCACCGGGGCGACCGAAGCCGATCTGCCCGCTTTGAAGGCGATGTGCGACATCATGGCGCACCGCGGCCCCGACGGCGAAGGCCAGTACCTCGCCGACGGCGTGGCGCTGGGGCATCGCCGCCTGTCGCTCATCGACCTCGCGAACGGCAACCAGCCCATGGTGCGCGCCACGGGCGCGCATGACTCCGTCGTCACCTCCCCCGCCGTCGAGGGGTCCGCACCCGGATCGTTCACCGTCGGCGACTACGCCATCGTGTTCAACGGCGAGATCTACAACTACCGCGACCTGCGCGCCGAGCTGGCCGCCGAAGGCTGGACGTTCAAGACCGAGTCCGATACCGAAACGCTGCTCGTGTCGTACCTGGCGTGGGGCAAGCTGCTGCTCGACAAGGTGCGCGGCATGTTCGCGTTCGCCATTTGGGACAAGCAGAACCGCGAGCTGTTCTGCGCGCGCGACTTCTTCGGCATCAAGCCGTTCTACTACACCGTGCAGAACGGCGAGGCCGGCCCGCAGTTCATCTTCGCCTCCGAGATCAAGTGCATCCTCGAGCATCCCGCCTACGAGCGCGAGCTCAACGAGGAGGCCCTCGAGCAGTACCTGTGCTTCCAGTTCTCGGCGCTGCCCGAGACGTTCTTCAAGGGCATCTACAAGCTGGAGCCCGCGCACTGCATGACCGTGCGCGCCGACGGCAGCATCGAGACCGAGCGCTACTGGCGCCCCACCTACGACTTCGACGAGAGCCGCAGCCGCGAGGACACCGTGGAGGCCATCGACGCCGCCATGCGCGAGAGCGTGCGCTACCACAACGTGGCCGACGTGGAGGTGGGCTCGTTCTTGTCCTCGGGCATCGACTCCAGCTACATGGCCGCGTGCCTGGCGAAGGAGAACCCCGACATCAAGACGTTCACCGTGGGCTTCGCCGAGTACGAGGGCGAGCGCGACGAGATCACCTGGGCGCGCGAGCTGGCCGACGAGCTGCGCATCGAGAACAACTCCAAGCACATCGGCGAGGAGGAGTACTGGGCGAGCCTGCCCCGCGTGCAGTGGCACATGGACGAGCCGTCCGCCGACCCGAGCGCCGTGGCACTGTACTTCGTCGACCAGGAGGCCGCCAAGAAGGTGAAGGCCGTGCTGTCCGGCGAGGGCGCCGACGAGTTCTTCGGCGGCTACCGCATCTATCAGACGCCCTTCGCCAACGCGAAGCTGTCCTGGGCGCCGAAGGGCCTGCTGCGCGGCGCGTCGAAGATGGCGCGCGGCCTGGGCGTGCGCGGCGCGAACTACCTGGAACGCGCCTCGGAGACGGTGGAGGACTGGTACTACACGAACGCGAACGGCGTGGCGTTCTCGCCCGACGAGCGCGCACGGCTGCTGCGCCGCCCCGTGGAGGCGTGCACCCCGCAGGAGCTGACCGCGCCCGTGTACGCCGAGGTGGCCGGCCTCGACGAGACGACGCGCATGCAGTACGCCGACCTGTTCTTCTGGCTCGTGGGCGACATCCTGCTGAAGACCGACAAGATGTCGATGGCCCATTCGCTGGAAAGCCGCGTGCCGTTCCTCGACAAAGAGGTGTTCAACGTCTCGCGCACCATACCCACCCCGCTCAAAGCCGACGACGAGCGGACGAAGATCGCCCTGCGCGAGGCCGCCGAGCGCGCCATCCCGAAGGACTGGGCGCAGAAGGAGAAGCTGGGCTTCCCCGTGCCCGTGGTGGGCTGGCTGCGTCAGGATCGCTACTACGCCCAGATCAAGGAGTGGTTCACCGGGCCCGAGGCGCAGCGGTTCTTCAACGTGGACGAGCTGGTGAAGCTGCTCGACGACCACAAGAGCGGCGCCGCCGACAACACCCGCAAGATCTGGATCGTCTACATGTTCCTCATGTGGTACCGCATCTACTTCGTCGACCGCACCGTCCCCGAAAAACCCGCAGCGTAG
- a CDS encoding amidohydrolase family protein has product MNHPAYLSRRTFLAGSAVLAATAGLGLFGCSTAGTDAAAPNAASNADEPVNAYYENAAIYTVDGQDRMAEALAVRDGKIVFVGSSSDGQRYKDAAQNVVDLQGSFVLPGLIEGHIHSGSPDFFDFSLIGLSTADEELAAIKEYVDAHPEKDTYLGYGYMASQYPGEELERGPKKERLDEISPDKPLLVYSFDGHGAWLNSKAFEYLGITPDTPSTPGGAIYLNDDGSLWGTLADSAMSLTSTYPMNQENVADGLAAFLQGLNALGYTSIFSPPGNGFFPVPYEGYQALADRDELTMRVRGAGIVTSWQTDEDLAKLEELKKKYDSDALRVIAGKIFADGVMDNESALLSEPYADDPSSYGETGWEQEPLNQAVAAINRAGLLAHIHAIGDEAVTMGLDAIEYAEQNVPNDDERNAITHLQLVKEDDVPRFAELEVTAVVDPYWHFKEPQYWESKESPALGERAEKMYPMKSFADAGATLVSASDFPVTSNPNPFYAMQFGVTRNLVDGEPYGVPDITDMDDPAYLLWPEERVDIKQMIRSFTADAAWALSLDGETGSLEEGKAADFIVVDQNVLDAKPLDIKNTKVLQTYLRGERVYDAATAEQ; this is encoded by the coding sequence ATGAACCATCCCGCTTACCTATCCCGCCGCACGTTCTTGGCGGGAAGCGCCGTGCTCGCCGCCACGGCCGGGCTCGGCCTGTTCGGCTGCTCGACCGCCGGTACGGACGCGGCTGCGCCGAACGCCGCGTCGAACGCGGACGAACCCGTGAACGCCTACTACGAGAACGCCGCCATCTACACCGTCGACGGCCAGGACCGCATGGCCGAGGCCCTGGCCGTCCGCGATGGCAAGATCGTGTTCGTCGGCTCGTCGTCCGACGGGCAGCGCTACAAGGACGCCGCGCAGAACGTGGTGGATCTCCAGGGCAGCTTCGTGCTGCCGGGCCTCATCGAGGGCCACATCCATTCGGGGTCGCCCGACTTCTTCGACTTCAGCCTCATCGGCCTCTCGACCGCCGACGAGGAGCTGGCCGCCATCAAGGAGTACGTCGACGCGCACCCCGAGAAGGACACGTACCTCGGCTACGGCTACATGGCCAGCCAGTATCCCGGCGAAGAGCTGGAACGGGGGCCCAAGAAGGAGCGCCTCGACGAGATCAGCCCCGACAAGCCGCTGCTCGTGTACTCGTTCGACGGCCACGGCGCGTGGTTGAACTCGAAGGCGTTCGAGTACCTCGGCATCACGCCCGACACGCCCTCCACCCCCGGCGGCGCGATCTACCTGAACGACGACGGCAGCCTGTGGGGCACGCTGGCCGACTCCGCCATGTCGCTGACCTCGACGTACCCCATGAACCAGGAGAACGTGGCCGACGGGCTGGCCGCGTTCCTGCAAGGCCTCAACGCGTTGGGCTACACGTCCATCTTCTCGCCGCCCGGCAACGGCTTCTTCCCCGTGCCCTACGAGGGCTACCAGGCGCTCGCCGACCGCGACGAGCTCACCATGCGCGTGCGCGGCGCGGGCATCGTCACCAGCTGGCAGACCGACGAGGACCTGGCCAAGCTCGAGGAGCTGAAGAAGAAGTACGACAGCGACGCGCTCAGGGTGATCGCCGGCAAGATATTCGCCGACGGCGTGATGGACAACGAGTCGGCCCTGCTGTCCGAGCCCTACGCCGACGACCCGTCCAGCTACGGCGAGACCGGCTGGGAGCAGGAGCCGCTCAACCAGGCCGTCGCGGCCATCAACCGCGCGGGGCTGCTCGCGCACATCCACGCCATCGGCGACGAGGCCGTGACGATGGGGCTCGACGCCATCGAGTACGCCGAGCAGAACGTGCCGAACGACGACGAGCGCAACGCCATCACCCACCTGCAGCTGGTGAAGGAGGACGACGTCCCGCGCTTCGCCGAGCTGGAGGTGACGGCCGTGGTCGACCCCTACTGGCACTTCAAGGAGCCGCAGTACTGGGAGTCGAAGGAAAGCCCGGCGCTCGGCGAACGCGCCGAGAAGATGTACCCGATGAAGTCGTTCGCGGACGCGGGCGCGACGCTCGTCTCCGCTTCCGACTTCCCGGTGACCTCGAACCCCAACCCCTTCTACGCGATGCAGTTCGGCGTGACGCGCAACCTCGTGGACGGCGAGCCCTACGGCGTGCCCGACATCACCGACATGGACGACCCCGCCTACCTGCTGTGGCCCGAGGAGCGCGTGGACATCAAGCAGATGATCCGCAGCTTCACCGCCGACGCCGCCTGGGCGCTGTCGCTCGACGGCGAGACGGGCAGCCTCGAGGAGGGCAAGGCGGCCGACTTCATCGTGGTGGACCAGAACGTCCTCGACGCGAAGCCGCTCGACATCAAGAACACGAAGGTGCTCCAAACCTACCTCCGCGGCGAACGCGTCTACGACGCCGCAACGGCCGAACAGTAG
- the msrA gene encoding peptide-methionine (S)-S-oxide reductase MsrA encodes MASQIPGSAGTGTAGSPFANLGDDLSYAEAKALPLKEAVVDPDNLREAYFAGGCFWGVDAYFSLVPGVADTTAGYANGTTEQPSYETVSSGTTGFAETVRVRYDSNAVSLQTLVEHYFGLVDPLSANRQGNDSGSQYRTGIYYVDDDDLPTLDEAMGREEERAGQPLAVELEPLTSFYEAEDYHQDHLDKNPIGSCHVDFSDLRAFAQSGESPDPAA; translated from the coding sequence ATCCCCGGCTCGGCGGGCACCGGAACCGCAGGCTCCCCCTTCGCCAACCTCGGCGACGATCTCTCGTACGCCGAGGCCAAGGCCCTGCCGCTCAAGGAGGCCGTCGTCGATCCCGACAACCTGCGTGAGGCGTACTTCGCCGGCGGGTGCTTCTGGGGCGTCGACGCGTACTTCTCGCTCGTTCCCGGCGTAGCCGACACCACGGCAGGCTACGCCAACGGCACGACCGAACAGCCCTCCTACGAAACGGTGAGCAGCGGAACCACCGGGTTCGCCGAGACGGTGCGCGTGCGCTACGATTCTAACGCCGTGAGCCTGCAAACGCTCGTCGAGCACTACTTCGGCCTCGTCGACCCGCTCAGCGCGAACCGCCAAGGCAACGATTCCGGGAGCCAGTACCGCACCGGCATCTACTACGTCGATGACGACGACCTCCCGACGCTCGACGAGGCGATGGGCCGCGAGGAGGAGCGGGCCGGCCAGCCTCTCGCCGTGGAGCTCGAACCGCTGACCTCCTTCTACGAGGCGGAGGACTACCACCAGGACCACCTCGACAAGAACCCGATCGGCTCCTGCCATGTCGACTTCTCGGACCTGCGCGCCTTCGCGCAGAGCGGCGAGTCCCCCGACCCGGCCGCCTGA